A DNA window from Doryrhamphus excisus isolate RoL2022-K1 chromosome 2, RoL_Dexc_1.0, whole genome shotgun sequence contains the following coding sequences:
- the LOC131120056 gene encoding disabled homolog 2-interacting protein-like isoform X15 — MPRLKESRSHESLLSPSSAVEALDLSMEDEVIIKPVHSSILGQDYCFEVTTSSGSKCFSCRSSAERDKWMENLRRAVQPNKDNSRRVENMLRLWIIEAKDIPAKKKYFCELCLDDSLYARTTCKLKTDNVFWGEHFDFNNLPAVHSITAHLYKDSDKKKKKDKNNYIGLVNIPVAAVTGRQFVEKWYPVSTPNPPKGKTSGPMIRIKARYQSMSILPMEMYKEFAEYTTNNYMLLCSVLEPGISVKNKEEMACALVHILQSTGKAKDFLTDLMMSEVDRCGENEHLIFRENTLATKAIEEYLKLVGQKYLQDALGEFIKALYESDENCEVDPSKCSSGDLPEHQSNLKMCCELAFCKIINSYCVFPRELKEVFASWRQECSNRGRPDISERLISASLFLRFLCPAIMSPSLFNLMQEYPDDRTARTLTLIAKVTQNLANFTKFGNKEEYMSFMNQFLEHEWTNMQRFLLEISNPETISNTAGFEGYIDLGRELSTLHSLLSEVVSQMDQSATSKLGPLPRILREVTTALTNPASIQVMPGQSMQQGGSPPAEASCSISTGLQKMVIDNDITGLVDFTRLPSPTPENKDLFFVTRSTGIQPSPARSSSYSETNEPELGMANGSKSLSMVDLQDPRSMEVGQGPGTPDNHLAEVPASVGGWAGRVPQCNIPGGPTLRRPGQTPTTPNTDSAPGRPAQLLAPLSFQNPVYQMATCLPVSPRGMTDSGSECHSSVSSHSNNEDGPPGGKHSFLNHGGGGSSSDEYTRRSGEFNRRQLSLNEAQHQPTVPRQNSAGPQRRIDQPPPQSITRGRTPPNLLNSGAYPRPGSGSMMTSSPDWPVSGARLRQQSSSSKGDSPETKQRAQHKQAPSPVNPSALDRTAAWLLNMNMQYLDHEGMEHDSLRHREDLTQVQKYQQEIALLQEKLRASVQKLEEYEARLKGQDEQAQKVLMEYQARLEESEERLRRQQDDKDLQMKGIISRLMSVEEELKKDHSDMQAVVDSKQKIIDAQEKRIASLDAANARLMSALTQLKERYSTQSRNGISPTNPTKLQITENGEFRNSSNC; from the exons ATGCCAAGGCTGAAGGAGTCTCGCTCCCATGAGTCACTGCTCAGTCCCAGCAGCGCTGTGGAAGCCCTGGACTTAAGCATGGAGGACGAGGTCATCATCAAGCCCGTTCACAGCAGCATCCTCGGGCAGGACTACTGCTTTGAG GTGACGACCTCCTCGGGAAGCAAGTGCTTTTCCTGCCGCTCATCGGCCGAGAGGGACAAATGGATGGAGAACCTGAGGAGGGCGGTCCAGCCAAACAAG GACAACAGCCGGCGAGTGGAGAACATGCTGCGGCTGTGGATCATCGAAGCCAAGGACATCCCAGCCAAGAAGAAATACTTCTGCGAGCTGTGCTTGGACGACTCGCTGTACGCCCGCACCACCTGCAAGCTCAAGACGGACAACGTCTTCTGGGGGGAGCACTTTGACTTCAACAACCTGCCGGCGGTGCATAGCATCACGGCCCACCTCTACAAAGACAGcgacaagaagaaaaagaaggacAAGAACAATTACATCGGACTCGTCAACATCCCAGTGGCGGCGGTCACCGGCCGGCAGTTTGTGGAGAAGTGGTACCCGGTGAGCACGCCCAATCCCCCCAAGGGCAAGACGTCAGGACCTATGATCCGGATCAAGGCCCGCTACCAGAGCATGAGCATCCTGCCCATGGAGATGTACAAGGAGTTTGCAGAGTACACCACCAACAACTACATGCTCCTATGCTCCGTGCTGGAGCCTGGGATTAGCGTCAAGAACAAAGAGGAGATGGCGTGCGCGCTGGTGCACATTCTGCAGAGCACCGGCAAAGCCAAA GACTTCCTCACGGACCTGATGATGTCGGAAGTGGACCGCTGCGGGGAGAATGAGCATCTGATCTTTAGGGAGAACACGCTCGCCACCAAGGCCATCGAGGAATACCTTAAGCTTGTGGGACAGAAGTACCTGCAAGATGCTCTCG GTGAGTTCATCAAGGCTCTGTATGAGTCTGATGAAAATTGCGAGGTGGACCCTTCCAAATGTTCCTCAGGAGACCTTCCGGAGCACCAGAGCAACCTGAAAATGTGCTGCGAGTTGGCCTTCTGCAAAATCATCAACTCCTACTG TGTTTTCCCTCGAGAGCTGAAAGAGGTGTTTGCGTCGTGGAGGCAGGAATGCAGTAACCGGGGTCGACCGGACATCAGTGAGCGCTTGATCAGTGCCTCCCTCTTCCTGCGCTTCCTGTGTCCAGCCATCATGTCGCCCTCGCTCTTCAACTTGATGCAGGAGTACCCTGACGATCGCACGGCACGGACGCTGACGCTCATCGCCAAGGTCACGCAAAATCTGGCCAACTTCACCAA GTTTGGTAACAAGGAAGAGTATATGTCCTTCATGAACCAGTTCCTGGAGCACGAGTGGACCAACATGCAACGCTTCCTGTTGGAGATCTCAAATCCGGAGACCATCTCTAACACAGCAGGCTTTGAGGGCTACATTGACCTGGGCCGGGAACTGTCCACCCTGCACTCTCTCCTCTCGGAGGTGGTGTCCCAGATGGACCAG AGTGCCACCTCAAAGCTGGGACCTTTGCCAAGGATTCTGCGGGAGGTGACCACGGCGCTGACCAACCCCGCCAGCATCCAGGTGATGCCCGGGCAGTCGATGCAGCAGGGGGGCTCACCACCAGCCGAGGCGAGCTGCAGCATCTCCACTGGGCTGCAGAAGATGGTCATCGACAACGACATCACGGG ATTGGTTGATTTCACACGGCTGCCGTCCCCCACCCCAGAAAACAAAGACCTATTTTTTGTGACGAGGAGCACAGGGATCCAGCCTTCCCCAGCACGGAGCTCAAGCTACTCTGAAACCAACGAGCCAGAGCTGGGCATGGCCAATGGAAGCAAGAGTCTGTCCATGGTGGACCTGCAAGACCCCCGCAGTATGGAAGTTGGTCAAGGTCCTGGAACCCCTGATAACCACCTAGCTGAAGTTCCGGCCTCAGTGGGAGGCTGGGCTGGCAGGGTCCCACAGTGCAACATCCCAGGTGGTCCAACCTTGAGGAGGCCCGGACAGACCCCGACCACGCCAAACACGGACAGCGCTCCGGGTCGACCTGCCCAGCTACTTGCACCCTTGTCCTTCCAGAATCCAGTTTACCAGATGGCCACCTGCTTGCCCGTGTCCCCGCGGGGTATGACCGACTCAGGCTCAGAGTGCCACAGTTCAGTCAGTTCCCATAGCAACAATGAGGACGGACCACCAGGTGGGAAGCATTCCTTCTTGAACCATGGCGGCGGCGGGAGTAGTAGCGACGAATATACCAGGCGCTCTGGTGAGTTCAACCGCCGACAGCTCTCGCTCAACGAGGCGCAGCACCAGCCCACCGTCCCCCGACAAAACAGTGCCGGCCCCCAGCGGAGGATAGATCAACCTCCTCCGCAGAGCATCACGCGGGGTCGCACACCTCCTAATCTGCTCAACagcggagcctatcccaggcccGGCTCTGGCAGCATGATGACATCGTCCCCGGACTGGCCAGTCAGCGGCGCTCGTTTACGTCAACAGTCGTCATCGTCTAAAGGGGACAGTCCTGAGACCAAGCAGAGGGCTCAGCATAAACAG GCCCCTTCCCCAGTGAACCCCAGTGCGCTGGACCGCACAGCAGCCTGGctattgaatatgaatatgcagTATTTAGACCATGAGGGGATGGAGCACGACTCACTGAGACACAGAGAGGATCTGACACAGGTACAGAAG TACCAGCAGGAGATCGCTCTGCTGCAGGAGAAACTGCGGGCGTCTGTGCAGAAGCTGGAGGAATACGAGGCCCGTCTTAAAGGCCAGGATGAGCAAGCCCAGAAGGTGCTGATGGAGTACCAGGCCAGGCTGGAGGAGTCGGAGGAGCGCTTGCGCCGGCAGCAGGATGACAAGGACCTCCAGATGAAGGGCATCATCAGCAG GTTAATGTCGGTGGAGGAGGAGCTAAAGAAAGATCACTCGGATATGCAGGCAGTGGTGGACTCCAAGCAGAAAATCATTGACGCACAG GAGAAGCGCATTGCTTCGCTGGATGCCGCCAACGCCCGTCTAATGAGCGCCCTGACCCAGCTGAAAGAGCGCTACAGCACGCAGTCGCGCAACGGCATCTCACCGACCAACCCCACCAAACTGCAGATCACCGAGAACGGAGAGTTCCGGAACAGCAGTAACTGCTAG